One part of the Phragmites australis chromosome 3, lpPhrAust1.1, whole genome shotgun sequence genome encodes these proteins:
- the LOC133912833 gene encoding kinesin-like protein KIN-12C codes for MEMLRRNLKRQASRSFSALAAASSPRAAADQENLHPNLASPPASPAKNSSAPDCSPRPKQHPTGTGATAPLKATAEEENAAAAVAVPADEVPPVKVVVRVRPTVSRPTDGKDLWFVRKTAPDSIAVGDRAFSVDGVLDDRASQVDAFDLVGLPMIESALAGFNTSLVCCGQSGTGKTYTMWGPLAAMVDSGSDNADWGVVPRVFQNLFSRIQSRQESSPDKQISYQCRCSFLEVHNEQINDLLEPSQRDLQIRENAGSSIHVENLTDEYVSTAEDVNQILMKGLSNRKVGTTSMNLKSSRSHVVFTCVIEAWSKGFSSNGFSSSRTSRITFVDLAGPENDELNGTSKHCTKEERHLKKSLSRLGKLVNILSETPESHKVDLLYEQSRLTHVLKDTLGGNSRVTFLCSISSEHRCRSGTLSTLRFGERAKLMPNKAVINEISEDDVNGLSDQIRQLKDELIRTKSGDTITCKAGYFGAQNARESLNNLRVSLNRSLILPHIEVDSEEEMDVDEEDVQELRDQISKLHSSSEDTFEDFMDAESGDDTPCSNGNPKTSEEDDQPTIDDFEGPLQEEHKEVANNTNADEVLVSDRKSGLSISASPLLSPMQDPTLCLSPKIHNKARKSITSPALSPSKLRVSDSPSDRNVEACRNSAVRSSLQSSKLSPTDSLAASLQRGLHIIEYHQQNPAPRKSFVGLSFDHFALNPRQSIAKVSAAVQAPEDQGTVLCSSCKKPMNINGDETEKINSDKQIVLALGATSNESAIASFKDDNNFKAIASKRETELEALCEEQAAKIKELSILVDQYRKGSEDGPDSNGMIPAEELSNEGKISEQCDYGKVSLNVNERETLLAEIESLKEQLKSQTNVSTNGSLLDQIRNGNTDQEYELDKERQKWMESESKWICLTEELRVDLESNRMHAEKTEMELCNEKKCTAELDDALQRAMYGHARMIEHYVELQELYNDLLEKHRRVMEAISEVKRAAAKAGRKGCGMAFAAALAAELSTVRIDREKERAQLKEQNRRLRIQLRDTAEAVHAAGELLVRLREAEEASTQEKGRSAALLQENEKLKKQLEKMRKKHEMEMETMKVHLAESRLPESALGPFYRHENEETPEYSCDAPKNDDDESWRAAFTSAYE; via the exons ATGGAGATGTTGCGGCGGAACCTGAAGCGGCAGGCCTCGCGCTCCTTCTCCGCgctggccgccgcctcctccccacgCGCCGCCGCGGACCAGGAGAACCTCCACCCCAACctcgcctcgccgccggcgtccCCCGCCAAGAACTCATCGGCGCCCGACTGCTCACCGCGCCCGAAGCAGCACCCGACTGGTACCGGGGCCACTGCTCCGCTGAAAGCCACCGCCGAGGAGGAGAacgccgcggccgccgtcgcTGTGCCAGCTGACGAGGTGCCCCCCGTCAAG GTGGTGGTGAGGGTGCGGCCCACGGTGAGCCGGCCAACGGACGGCAAAGATCTGTGGTTCGTGCGGAAGACCGCACCGGACTCCATCGCCGTCGGCGACCGGGCCTTCTCGGTGGATGGCGTCCTCGACGACAGGGCCTCTCAG GTGGATGCGTTTGATCTGGTTGGATTGCCCATGATCGAGAGCGCCCTGGCTGGATTCAACACCTCCCTCGTCTGCTGCGGCCAG AGTGGCACGGGGAAGACGTACACCATGTGGGGGCCCCTCGCTGCGATGGTTGACAGCGGCTCTGACAACGCTGACTGGGGTGTTGTGCCTCGCGTCTTCCAGAATCTCTTCTCTCGAATCCAAAGT AGGCAAGAGAGCTCTCCTGACAAGCAGATCAGCTACCAATGTCGGTGCTCGTTCCTTGAG GTACATAATGAGCAGATCAATGATTTGTTGGAACCATCTCagcgagaccttcag ATAAGAGAGAATGCCGGCAGTAGTATCCATGTCGAAAACCTGACCGATGAGTATGTGTCAACAGCAGAGGATGTTAATCAGATCTTGATGAAG GGACTCTCGAATAGAAAAGTTGGAACCACTAGCATGAACTTGAAAAGTTCACGTTCACATGTGGTATTCACCTGCGTAATTGAAGCATGGAGCAAG GGTTTCTCATCAAATGGCTTTAGCAGTTCAAGAACTAGCAGGATTACTTTTGTTGACCTTGCTGGTCCTGAAAATGATGAACTTAATGGTACATCAAAGCATTGTACAAAAGAGGAAAGACATCTTAAGAAGTCTCTTTCAAGGCTTGG GAAACTAGTCAACATTCTTTCAGAAACACCAGAGTCTCATAAAGTTGATTTACTCTATGAGCAATCTCGTTTGACACATGTGCTGAAGGATACTCTAGGTGGTAACTCGAGGGTCACATTTCTATGTTCCATTTCTTCAGAGCACAG ATGCAGATCTGGAACTTTAAGTACACTAAGATTCGGTGAGCGAGCAAAGCTCATGCCAAACAAAGCCGTGATAAATGAGATATCAGAAGATGATGTTAATGGTTTGAGTGATCAGATACGTCAGTTGAAG GATGAACTCATAAGAACAAAGTCTGGAGACACCATAACTTGCAAGGCTGGATACTTCGGTGCACAAAATGCTCGTGAAAGCTTGAATAATTTGCGAGTGAGCCTCAATCGCTCTCTGATCTTGCCTCACATAGAAGTTGATTCAGAGGAAGAAATGGATGTGGATGAAGAGGATGTGCAAGAACTGCGTGATCaaattagcaagcttcactcTTCATCTGAAGATACTTTTGAGGACTTCATGGATGCGGAGAGTGGAGATGACACTCCTTGCTCCAACGGGAATCCgaaaacaagtgaagaagatgATCAGCCTACCATAGATGATTTTGAAGGCCCGCTACAGGAAGAGCACAAAGAAGTGGCTAACAATACAAATGCTGATGAAGTCCTTGTTTCTGACAGGAAATCTGGCCTATCAATTAGTGCCTCCCCACTACTGTCACCAATGCAAGATCCTACATTGTGCTTATCTCCAAAGATCCACAACAAGGCAAGAAAGAGCATCACCTCACCAGCGTTATCACCAAGCAAGCTTAGAGTATCTGACAGCCCAAGTGACAGAAATGTTGAAGCATGTAGAAATAGTGCAGTTCGTTCCTCTCTACAATCAAGCAAGCTTAGCCCCACTGACTCGCTAGCTGCAAGTCTCCAAAGGGGCTTGCATATTATAGAGTACCATCAACAGAATCCAGCACCACGAAAATCATTTGTTGGCCTTTCATTTGATCATTTCGCACTGAATCCCCGTCAGTCAATAGCAAAAGTCAGTGCAGCTGTTCAGGCTCCTGAGGACCAAGGAACCGTCCTTTGCTCATCCTGCAAGAAACCGATGAATATAAATGGGGACGAGACAGAAAAAATAAACTCAGACAAGCAGATTGTGTTGGCCCTAGGTGCCACGTCTAATGAGTCAGCTATTGCGTCATTTAAG GACGACAACAACTTTAAAGCAATTGCCTCGAAGAGAGAGACTGAGCTTGAAGCTTTATGTGAAGAACAGGCAGCAAAGATCAAGGAGCTGAGCATTTTG GTTGACCAATATAGGAAGGGGTCAGAAGATGGTCCAGATTCAAATGGTATGATACCTGCAGAAGAACTAAGTAATGAAGGCAAAATTTCTGAACAATGTGACTATGGTAAGGTGTCACTCAATGTCAATGAGAGGGAGACACTTCTTGCTGAAATCGAGAGTCTGAAGGAGCAACTGAAAAGCCAGACTAATGTGTCAACAAATGGTAGCCTTCTCGATCAGATAAGGAATGGCAATACGGATCAGGAGTATGAACTAGACAAAGAAAGACAGAAATGGATGGAGTCTGAGAGCAAATGGATCTGCCTCACTGAAGAGCTGAGGGTCGATCTAGAATCAAATCGGATGCATGCAGAGAAGACTGAGATGGAGCTCTGCAATGAGAAGAAGTGCACAGCAGAGCTGGATGACGCTCTCCAACGAGCGATGTACGGTCATGCCAGGATGATTGAACATTATGTTGAGCTCCAGGAGTTGTACAACGATCTTCTCGAGAAGCACCGTCGAGTTATGGAAGCAATCTCTGAGGTGAAGAGGGCAGCTGCCAAAGCAGGCAGGAAGGGCTGCGGGATGGCCTTCGCTGCTGCTCTTGCTGCAGAACTTTCCACCGTGAGGATTGATCGAGAAAAGGAGAGGGCACAGCTGAAAGAACAGAACAGAAGGCTCCGTATTCAGCTTCGCGACACTGCTGAAGCAGTTCATGCTGCTGGAGAACTGCTCGTGAGATTGAGAGAAGCTGAGGAAGCATCTACACAAGAAAAG GGGAGGAGCGCAGCTTTGCTGCAAGAGaacgagaagctcaagaagcagctggagaagatgaggaagaagcacgagatggagatggagacgaTGAAGGTGCACCTTGCGGAGAGCCGGCTGCCGGAGTCGGCGTTAGGTCCCTTCTACCGCCACGAGAACGAGGAGACGCCGGAGTATTCATGCGATGCTCCGAAGAATGACGACGATGAGTCCTGGCGGGCTGCGTTTACATCTGCATACGAGTGA